One stretch of Psilocybe cubensis strain MGC-MH-2018 chromosome 6, whole genome shotgun sequence DNA includes these proteins:
- a CDS encoding Vacuolar ATP synthase subunit B codes for MTNARLSDRELANINAAAVTREYRIKPHLVVLDNVKFPSYNEIVQLTLPDGTKRGGQVLEVQGKKAIVQVFEGTSGVDVKATHVEFTGASMKLPVAEDMLGRIFNGSGNPIDNGPKVFAEDYLDINGSPINPYSRIYPEEMIQTGISTIDTMNSIARGQKIPIFSAAGLPHNEATGLVKRPTKDVHDGHEDNFSVVFAAMGVNMETARFFKEDFESNGSLDRVTLFLNLANDPTIERIITPRLALTTAEYYAYQLEKHVLVILTDMSSYADALREVSAAREEVPGRRGYPGYMYTDLSTIYERAGRVQGRNGSITQIPILTMPNDDITHPIPDLTGYITEGQIFVDRQLYNRQIYPPINVLPSLSRLMKSAIGEKLTRKDHGDVSNQLYAKYAIGRDAAAMKAVVGEEALSAEDKLALEFLDKFEHQFVGQGAYESRTIFESLDLAWSLLRIFPKEQLNRINPKIIAEFYGRKPSGSARKGPTDGAEAGAEEDEEEKLIQI; via the exons ATGACGAACGCCAGGCTTAGTGATAGGGAGCTGGCAAACATCAACGCCGCTGCGGTGACGAGGGAGTATCGCATTAAGCCTCATCTCG TGGTTCTGGATAATGTCAAG TTCCCTTCATACAATGAGATTGTGCAGCTAACGCTCCCGGACGGGACGAAGCGTGGCGGGCAGGTGCTCGAGGTGCAGGGCAAGAAGGCGATTGTGCAGGTGTTCGAGGGCACGTCGGGCGTTGATGTCAAAGCGACGCACGTTGAGTTCACAGGCGCTAGCATGAAGCTCCCCGTTGCAGAGGACATGTTGGGCCGTATCTTCAACGGCTCCGGAAACCCTATCGACAACGGACCGAAAGTGTTCGCAGAGGATTATCTTGATATCAATG GGTCTCCAATTAACCCTTATTCCCGCATCTATCCTGAGGAAATGATCCAAACGGGTATCTCGACTATCGACACTATGAACTCAATCGCGCGTGGACAGAAGATCCCCATCTTCTCAGCTGCTGGTCTGCCCCATAACGAGGCAA CTGGCTTGGTCAAGCGACCGACCAAAGACGTACATGATGGGCACGAAGACAATTTCTCGGTCGTCTTCGCTGCGATGGGTGTGAACATGGAGACAGCGCGCTTCTTCAAGGAGGACTTTGAGTCGAACGGCAGTCTTGATAGGGTCACGCTGTTCTTGAACTTGGCCAATGACCCAACAATTGAGAGAATCATCACCCCCCGTTTGGCGCTGACAACAGCAGAGTATTATGCATACCAGCTCGAGAAGCATGTGTTGGTTATTTTGACGGATATGAGTTCGTATGCCGATGCGTTGCGTGAG GTCTCAGCGGCTCGTGAAGAAGTCCCAGGTCGTCGTGGATATCCGGGATACATGTACACGGACTTGTCGACTATCTATGAACGTGCTGGACGTGTCCAAGGCCGAAACGGGTCAATCACCCAGATTCCGATCCTGACGATGCCTAATGACG ATATCACACACCCTATTCCTGATCTGACGGGCTATATTACGGAGGGTCAGATCTTTGTTGACAGGCAATTGTATAACAGGCAGATATACCCTCCGATCAATGTGCTTCCGTCGTTGTCGCGTCTCATGAAGAGCGCCATCGGAGAGAAGCTGACGAGGAAGGACCATGGTGATGTGTCTAACCAGCTG TACGCCAAGTATGCCATTGGTCGCGACGCAGCGGCGATGAAGGCTGTCGTTGGTGAAGAGGCACTGTCGGCAGAAGACAAACTAGCGTTGGAGTTCTTGGACAAGTTTGAGCACCAGTTTGTCGGCCAGG GCGCATATGAGTCGCGCACCATCTTTGAGTCGCTGGATTTGGCATGGTCGCTCCTGCGCATCTTCCCTAAGGAACAGCTGAATCGGATCAACCCTAAGATCATAGCAGAATTCTACGGCCGAAAGCCGTCTGGATCAGCCAGAAAAGGGCCAACCGACGGTGCCGAGGCTGGtgctgaagaagacgaggaagagaagtTGATTCAGATATGA
- a CDS encoding Tubulin-specific chaperone D, with the protein MQQGLARLLGVINYNNHPKSLPEAITYLLDTVKPAAKANIETRRSCFEAIPQILTLISPQLSSLLSSDAFNSLLDAMLAGLDDYTLDERGDVGSWVRIACIQGLTRIAELLFGVAGSLPDFESYFAPGKYHAVATGLLKQGVERLDNVRQTAGTSIVRLLNAPLPLVERPERWRLPGLDLMNTLFQNASDQSGWNDGNWLFPRAMSLLEVPQYRKDVLSGIVISIGSKTDSTQKPVANSLVKYAQEIPLVSNPGTGYSLLELVSDLINHAKANMTSNAIVVPVFQTFTILLEADVLREVPNEPSGLQSLKTLVHMTTKNVDKLKSVQRIHESMKIFVNLLSFEEIRNEKLSLLSDFLAHPFPKANSAEYLYVLLQSADFGIETDAIEDILLETEWATGDKEVATEAAKEVIQLFTS; encoded by the exons ATGCAACAAGGCCTTGCCAGGTTACTTGGTGTCATTAATTATAATAATCACCCTAAAAGTCTGCCTGAAGCTATTACCTACCTGCTGGATACAGTGAAGCCTGCG GCAAAGGCTAATATCGAGACCCGGCGCAGCTGTTTTGAGGCCATTCCCCAGATTCTGACCCTAATTTCACCCCAGCTTTCTTCAC TCCTGTCAAGTGATGCTTTCAACTCGCTTCTCGACGCCATGCTAGCTGGACTGGATGATTATACCCTTGATGAGCGGGGTGATGTGGGCTCGTGGGTGAGGATCGCGTGCATCCAGGGTCTGACGAGGATCGCCGAACTTCTGTTCGGCGTCGCTGGATCTTTACCCGACTTCGAAAGCTATTTTGCGCCCGGGAAGTATCACGCTGTTGCCACTGGCCTCCTCAAGCAGGGTGTCGAGAGGCTCGATAATGTGCGGCAAACTGCGGGTACAAGCATTGTGAGGCTTCTGAATGCCCCTTTGCCTCTGGTCGAGCGACCGGAGAGGTGGCGTTTGCCTGGGCTGGATTTGATGAATACATTATTCCAAAA CGCTTCTGATCAGAGTGGATGGAACGACGGAAATTGGCTATTCCCTCGCGCCATGTCCTTGTTAGAAGTGCCCCAGTATCGTAAAGACGTGCTTTCCGGCATTGTCATTAGCATCGGGAGTAAAACAGACAGCACG CAAAAACCTGTTGCCAACAGCCTGGTGAAATACGCACAAGAAATACCACTCGTCAGCAATCCTGGCACAGGATACAGCCTTTTGGAATTGGTGTCTGACCTGATTAACCATGCAAAAGCGAATATGACTTCGAACGCCATTGTGGTGCCTGTCTTCCAAACTTTTACGATCTTGCTCGAGGCGGACGTCCTACGGGAGGTTCCCAATGAACCATCAGGGCTACAAAG TCTCAAAACTTTAGTGCATATGACAACAAAGAACGTTGATAAACTGAAGAGCGTCCAGCGCATCCACGAATCTATGAAGAT TTTCGTTAATTTGCTTTCCTTTGAAGAAATCAGAAACGAGAAATTATCGCTTCTTAGTGACTTCCTTGCGCATCCATTCCCAAAGGCAA ACTCCGCAGAGTATCTTTATGTCCTTCTGCAAAGTGCGGACTTTGGTATCGAGACCGATGCGATCGAGGACATTCTTCTTGAGACTGAATG GGCCACGGGTGATAAAGAAGTTGCAACTGAGGCTGCAAAGGAGGTTATACAGCTCTTCACATCGTAG
- a CDS encoding Tubulin-specific chaperone D: MADEIQEEKAFGTFEAFTQLKDLQDKVLNVRYNNDEKLSEEEHTERSVTFQKFTTTLDEYQEQSYLLDPYLEQLVAPVVETLKEYVKISISNKSDRSDIWHAHRTANVLYCYVKFRGYKTIVRFFPHEIADLSIALEFMLIPNGLVTSHWHWPVRYVMLLWLYIICLIPFDLAQFDEVDQIGHTAKTLESVAKTYLGAAGLEKEAAALLLSRLYIRKDTGEGFHHFVEEARSFLQTTTNDLFKAIGLLKVLCEVVKSGSAEQVQDELTTLRAIATIIQETTTYANNTIIRKLRTKLISRVGLRLLPTSSGISKRQARTLIAEEVHNGHGGGEDEIEVPEEIEDILEQTFAALQDRDTVVRWSAAKGVARIAQRLPRDFAGQVLETIMGLFEIHSVAAASLYDLPAIAEGTWHGACLACAELARRSLIEPGHLPQLIAWLSKALYFDLRKGAHSIGSNVRDAAAYVLWALARTQDQTALVPHATNLAQRLTAVALYDREIHIRRAASAAFQEHVGRTGLFPHGIDVLGKTDFYAVSIRKQAFLVAAPQVAEHVEYRDFLLDHLLDVVLRHWDLSMRELGSQSLRLIISLDLHVLAPRAIEKSVKLLESLDTADVHGGLTVLSEIAIAYKQSKSDPSALEEHLRSIFQHLKHVDLKTLTTTRNELVASAACRLIANSITITEINLGPQSSVPGWKKIVDNGLKHRITLVQEAAALAMQEISNLTDCSADITR; this comes from the exons ATGGCCGATGAGATACAGGAAGAGAAAGCCTTTGGTACTTTCGAAGCGTTCACCCAGTTGAAGGATCTTCAGGATAAAGTGTTAAATGTACGCTATAACAATGACGAGAAGTTATCTGAAGAGGAACACACCGAGAGGTCCGTTACCTTCCAGAAGTTCACGACTACG CTTGATGAATATCAAGAGCAATCTTACTTGCTTGATCCATATCTTGAACAACTCGTCGCGCCTGTGGTCGAGACACTGAAGGAGTATGTCAAGATTTCCATTTCAAACAAATCAGACAGAAGCGACATCTGGCACGCCCATCGTACTGCAAACGTGCTATATTGCTACGTCAAGTTCCGAGGGTACAAAACCATCG TAAGGTTCTTCCCTCATGAGATTGCGGATTTATCTATTGCTTTGGAGTTTATGTTGATCCCAAATGGGCTCGTCACGTCTCATTGGCATTGGCCTGTGCGATATGTGATGCTTTTATGGCTCTATATCATCTGTCTAATCCCGTTTGACCTCGCGCAATTTGATGAAGTCGACCAAATTGGACATACAGCCAAAACCCTGGAATCCGTAGCAAAGACTTATCTAGGAGCTGCTGGTCTTGAGAAAGAAGCCGCTGCTTTGTTGCTATCTAGGTTGTATATCAG AAAGGACACTGGGGAAGGGTTTCATCATTTTGTAGAAGAAGCTCGGTCGTTTTTACAGACGACTACAAACGACTTGTTCAAA GCAATAGGACTCCTGAAGGTCCTTTGCGAGGTCGTCAAGTCAGGTTCCGCAGAACAGGTCCAGGACGAGCTTACTACACTCCGCGCCATCGCCACCATCATCCAAGAGACTACAACCTATGCGAATAATACTATCATTCGTAAATTAAGGACAAAGTTGATATCGAGAGTAGGCTTAAGGCTACTTCCAACTAGTTCAGGAATCAGCAAGCGACAAG CTCGTACACTTATCGCTGAAGAGGTACATAATGGCCatggtggaggagaggatgaAATAGAAGTTCCGGAAGAAATAGAGGACATATTAGAGCAAACGTTCGCAGCACTGCAAGATAGG GATACCGTCGTGCGCTGGTCGGCTGCTAAAGGAGTGGCTAGAATTGCCCAACGACTTCCAAGAGACTTTGCTGGGCAGGTGCTAGAGACTATCATGGGACTTTTTGAGATCCATTCGGTAGCTGCTGCCAGCTTATATGACCTCCCTGCGATAGCAGAGGGCACGTGGCACGGTGCGTGTCTGGCGTGCGCTGAGTTGGCACGACGGAGTCTCATCGAGCCTGGCCATCTGCCTCAATTAATTGCTTGGCTATCAAAG GCCCTCTATTTTGATCTCCGTAAAGGTGCACATTCTATCGGCTCGAACGTCCGAGATGCTGCGGCTTATGTTTTGTGGGCGCTTGCGAGAACACAAGATCAGACAGCGTTGGTTCCTCATGCGACAAACCTGGCTCAGCGTCTTACTGCAGTTGCCCTTTATGATCGAGAGATTCATATTCGCCGTGCTGCCAGTGCAGCGTTCCAAGAGCATGTAGGAAGGACT GGCCTGTTCCCTCATGGTATCGATGTATTGGGCAAAACAGATTTCTATGCAGTTAGTATAAGGAAACAAGCATTTTTAGTCGCCGCACCTCAGGTTGCCGA GCACGTCGAGTACCGGGATTTCCTCCTTGATCACCTGTTGGATGTCGTGCTTCGCCACTGGGACCTTTCAATGAGGGAACTTGGATCACAGTCATTACGTCTTATCATATCACTCGATTTGCACGTGCTAGCGCCTCGGGCCATAGAGAAATCT GTGAAGCTCTTGGAGTCATTAGATACAGCTGATGTGCATGGAGGCCTCACTGTTCTCAGCGAAATTGCCATTGCATACAAACAATCGAAGTCCGATCCTTCAGCATTAGAAGAACATTTACGAAGT ATCTTTCAACACTTGAAACATGTGGATCTAAAGACCTTAACTACGACCCGCAATGAGCTTGTTGCTTCTGCAGCATGTCGTCTGATTGCTAACTCTATCACAATCACTGAGATCAACCTCGGGCCACAATCTTCCGTCCCCGGATGGAAGAAAATAGTAGACAACGGCTTGAAGCATCGCATCACCCTCGTCCAAGAGGCTGCTGCTCTTGCGATGCAGGAAATAAGCAACCTCACTGATTGCTCTGCTGATATCACTAGATGA
- a CDS encoding Protein bud22 — MDTSSNPQLKRKRYEPPEEHHEVKEVHKASKRAKIFETQKVIKRLKGLRKKDESNKAIADFEAELTSLKEVHHDAIGNSALRSKVLKDHALRDNEDVKAAMTKELESNLITPATPGTTLAKIQSRLLSSKILAQQITATITSLKYLLDPALKQRVKGGDSEGLPSTTVDPDSERPSKIRKESSASDAVKTKVKAEKVKAAAVDSDREEFSDSEEVDEAGWESGTVDGDGGGGRGDDDGWESGSIDGGDGAAVNNDSSDEDDSSEEGSESESESDDELTVKKLDSKPKAPTAKSAKSATSTTKMESTFLPSLSVGFVRGSDDSDFSEGEDKSGGAPKKNRRGQRARRLIWEKKFGKNANHKKKEMEASAMAAATAPRNKGHTSKVNTGSNAIASRQFNDAGSKNAPPRSKGTQQHHQPADAGWGGRTNRASVPAPSKSNPSVSKPVHKKDGDKPLHPSWEAKRRLKEKESAGIVASQGTKIKFT; from the exons atgGATACCTCATCCAATCCGCAATTAAAAAGGAAGAGATATGAACCTCCTGAAGAG CATCATGAGGTTAAAGAAGTCCATAAGGCTTCCAAGAGGGCCAAAATTTTTGAGACGCAAAAAGTTATCAAGCGTCTGAAAGGCCTTCG CAAAAAAGACGAATCCAACAAGGCCATTGCAGATTTCGAAGCAGAGTTAACTTCACTGAAG GAAGTCCACCACGACGCCATTGGAAACTCTGCTCTCCGATCCAAAGTTCTCAAGGATCATGCCCTTCGCGACAACGAAGACGTTAAAGCTGCCATGACAAAAGAACTTGAGAGCAACCTCATCACTCCCGCGACGCCTGGAACGACTCTCGCCAAAATTCAAAGCCGTCTACTAAGCTCAAAAATCCTAGCTCAGCAGATCACAGCAACAATAACTTCTCTGAAATACCTACTCGATCCTGCTCTCAAACAACGCGTGAAAGGCGGGGACTCTGAAGGTCTGCCCTCCACAACTGTCGACCCTGACTCCGAACGTCCGTCAAAAATTCGCAAGGAATCATCTGCTTCTGATGCCGTGAAGACGAAAGTGAAAGCTGAAAAGGTCAAAGCTGCTGCCGTTGATAGTGACCGTGAAGAATTTTCAGATTcagaagaggttgatgaagctGGGTGGGAGTCTGGGACAGTAGAcggagatggtggtggtggcagaggcgacgacgacggctgGGAGTCAGGCTCAATTGATGGCGGGGACGGTGCAGCGGTCAATAATGATAGCTCCGACGAAGATGACAGTTCCGAAGAGGGTTCTGAATccgaaagcgaaagcgacGATGAGCTAACCGTCAAGAAGCTAGACTCTAAACCAAAAGCGCCCACTGCAAAATCGGCGAAATCGGCCACGTCCACGACAAAAATGGAATCGACTTTTTTACCCTCGCTTTCCGTGGGCTTCGTACGAGGTTCTGATGATTCGGATTTCAGTGAAGGAGAGGATAAATCGGGCGGTGCTCCTAAGAAAAATAGACGTGGTCAGCGAGCTCGCAGGCT TATCTGGGAAAAGAAGTTTGGCAAGAACGCGAACcacaagaaaaaagagatgGAAGCGAGCGCTATGGCCGCTGCAACGGCACCCCGAAATAAGGGTCACACGAGCAAAGTAAATACGGGGTCGAACGCCATTGCTTCGCGTCAGTTCAACGATGCCGGTTCCAAGAACGCACCGCCAAGAAGCAAAGGTACCCAGCAACATCATCAACCAGCCGATGCAGGATGGGGCGGCCGAACCAACCGCGCATCAGTTCCAGCTCCATCTAAATCTAATCCTTCTGTATCAAAGCCTGTACATAAAAAGGATGGTGACAAGCCATTACACCCTTCCTGGGAAGCCAAAAGAAGGctgaaggagaaagagagtgCGGGGATTGTGGCCAGTCAAGGCACAAAAATCAAGTTTACATAG
- a CDS encoding Lactose permease, translating into MGTHSPTHSSIDKDLDAKNEIEHIDSHDEKQRRKPILPQTPMEKQMALQEALKVDPGVSRFSWAAIQMYLVTLVVCCCSGDSGFDGTVMGGINSMVQYQKYFGLNGVGSKTSIVFGIFTVYVLVSVSGTIPASYFPDRFGRRFSMFFGNAVLVVGAVITANAKDKGMFLGGRFLTGLGSSCAGASAKSYLAEMAPAHSRGAYLGFLNSFYYVGQMTATGMMVATGKFNSEMSWRLPLYIQLVPGALNVIFVFLCPESPRWLYSIGKTEQARKILARFHSSTNDPNSPLVDLEMREIEEKIQIDGADKTWWDFRPLFTTRAERYKAYMVILIGQLSGNGLITYFLPILLKDAGITSQNKQLTLNFVNSVTSYIGALTGSAVVDRFGRRKVLLLATSIMVAILATVTGLLSDFGSAARANAGITFIYLFMVVFSFGWTPMQALYPAEVLSYQVRAKGLAFLGIVAQVATLINTFGLPVALQKLGWKVYLIFLIWDVFEVIVIYFFVVETKGFTLEEINEVFEDDSPRKYSERLQREMRESRKREQGSA; encoded by the exons ATGGGGACCCACAGTCCAACCCACTCTTCTATCGACAAAGACCTCGATGCAAAAAATGAAATCGAACACATCGACTCGCACGATGAGAAGCAGCGCAGGAAGCCGATCTTGCCGCAGACACCGATGGAGAAGCAGATGGCTCTACAGGAGGCGTTGAAGGTCGACCCGGGCGTCAGCAGGTTCAGCTGGGCGGCTATTCAG ATGTATCTGGTGACGTTGGTGGTATGCTGCTGTTCAGGTGATAGCGGTTTCGATGGGACGGTTATGGGGGGCATCAACAGCATGGTTCAGTACCAGAAATATTTTGGGCTCAATGGCGTCGGAAGCAAGACTAG CATTGTTTTTGGAATTTTCACGGTGTATGTACTCGTCTCCGTTTC TGGTACGATCCCGGCTT CGTACTTCCCGGACAGGTTCGGTCGTCGGTTCTCTATGTTCTTCGGAAACGCtgtcttggt TGTCGGAGCCGTAATCACAGCCAACGCCAAAGATAAAGGCATGTTCCTCGGCGGTCGTTTCCTCACAG GACTCGGATCGTCGTGTGCGGGCGCTTCTGCGAAATCATACCTAGCGGAGATGGCCCCGGCCCATTCGCGGGGCGCTTATCTTGGGTTTTTAAATTCGTT CTATTATGTTGGCCAGATGACTGCTACTGGGATGATGGTGGCCACAGGCAAGTTCAACAGCGAGATGTCTTGGCGGCTTCCTTTGTACATCCAG CTTGTACCTGGTGCTCTCAACGTCATCTTTGTGTTCCTGTGCCCGGAATC CCCCAGGTGGTTGTACAGCATTGGCAAAACTGAACAAGCGAGGAAAATTCTGGCTAGGTTCCACAGCAGCACGAATGATCCCAATTCTCCTCTTGTTGACCTGGAGATGAGGGAGATTGAGGAGAAGATCCAAATTGACGGCGCTGATA AAACATGGTGGGATTTCAGGCCGTTGTTCACTACCCGTGCGGAGAGATACAAGGCTTACATGGTAATCCTCATTG GTCAACTCAGTGGCAACGGATTGATCACATACTTCCTCCCTATTTTGCTCAAAGATGCGGGGATAACTTCACAAAACAAACAGTTAACACTTAACTTTGTGAACAGTGTTACATCCTA TATCGGAG CTCTGACA GGATCTGCTGTCGTTGACCGTTTCGGTCGTCGCAAAGTGCTGCTGCTCGCCACTAGCATTATGGTGGCCATTCTAGCCACGGTAACTGGCTTATTGAGCGACTTTGGCAGTGCCGCAAGAGCGAACGCGGGTATCACATTCATCTACCTATTCATGGTCGTCTTCTCGTTCGGATGGACGCCCAT GCAGGCACTCTACCCCGCTGAGGTACTGAGTTACCAGGTTCGCGCAAAGGGGCTTGCTTTCCTGGGCATAGTCGCCCAAGTAGCGACACTGATCAACACATTTGG CCTTCCTGTTGCGCTGCAAAAGCTCGGGTGGAAAG TTTACCTGATTTTCTTGATCTGGGATGTATTCGAGGTTATCGTGATCTACTTCTTCGTGGTTGAGACGAAGGGTTTCACCTTGGAGGAGATCAATGAGGTGTTTGAGGATGATAGTCCGCGAAAGTACAGCGAGCGACTCCAGCGCGAGATGCGCGAGTCCCGAAAGAGAGAACAAGGCAGTGCTTGA
- a CDS encoding NudC domain-containing protein 1, with amino-acid sequence MDSFKANRSLLNPKFEGYKLEPIYQEQAVARYKLSRRPTQATASGKVPLTFQEMRSRITHNHLTVDSETGRAIYVDEEFNVCLIGIPMPGVRPSFQIVYQMATPMDTSSVPAIQREYPSSVFLSPTTVVVTDGNGILYVLPIRDNQTSEPIGIFTLPTGGAVDAPFRIHNLYRSSPVTAVLLLSSRHYDPEAKKVTSNASNSTPEFDIWAVKINIFSLRPNSEPRKLEVIWHRRGQDVPTFTTFVEQVNSFLILGGSTYPDPDAKPPAKHYEPTPDEIAPIPRAGENLDATTTTTPNDVEPNKPQKPHPYSWTQTPDAVTVAFPLPSSTPKNKIKVLFTTQTLTLHVDSFPLESSDNTPAPIPHYSAKALWDSVNTTSCFWTWDREAEHAYGLLTLHMEKKNEGTRWMQVFAAAASSLAHDEENPEVPETLDPSELWHIRESLEKYTAALKSGEDASGLGLGRGVPSLVEGEADEEADAAVGRKVWATWVDINGHTPTWTRESSLLGKKEKENWEDEPITLLSTPIPGSTTPTSIADLQLILKQDVDGAVFSLVPANSAPEFTWQHTSTYCALAFVLASKQDTRFTHHIPRRGVLAFEGGSLRDRGANVYIYRPSKSGKDKWAKQSVLQVDDGSSGALLGVGCVKTGDGDVVVVCLTEGELVLINGI; translated from the exons ATGGATTCATTCAAAGCCAACAGATCTCTCTTGAACCCAAAATTCGAAGGATATAAACTGGAACCCATTTATCAAGAACAGGCAGTTGCCAGATACAAGCTATCGCGGAGACCTACCCAAGCCACAGCATCAGGGAAGGTGCCTTTAACCTTCCAGGAAATGCGCAGTCGCATCACCCACAATCATCTCACCGTTGATAGTGAGACTGGCCGGGCGATCTATGTCGACGAAGAATTCAATGTATGTTTGATTGGGATCCCAATGCCAGGGGTGA GACCCTCTTTCCAAATCGTCTACCAGATGGCCACTCCAATGGATACATCATCAGTCCCAGCTATCCAGAGAGAATATCCTTCATCTGTATTCCTCAGCCCAACTACTGTGGTCGTAACAGATGGAAATGGGATTCTATATGTCTTGCCCATTCGTGATAACCAGACCTCCGAACCTATAGGAATATTTACCTTGCCCACAGGCGGTGCTGTCGACGCGCCGTTCAGGATACATAACCTTTATAGGTCCTCCCCGGTCACCGCAGTCTTGTTACTCTCCTCACGACATTACGACCCCGAGGCAAAGAAAGTTACTTCAAATGCATCCAATTCAACCCCAGAGTTCGACATTTGGGCAGTGAAAATAAACATCTTTTCCCTCAGACCTAATAGCGAACCGCGCAAACTCGAAGTAATATGGCATCGACGCGGCCAGGACGTCCCCACATTCACTACTTTTGTCGAACAGGTCAATTCCTTCCTCATCCTTGGTGGGTCCACCTACCCCGATCCGGATGCGAAACCCCCCGCGAAACATTATGAGCCCACTCCTGACGAAATCGCGCCAATACCGCGTGCGGGCGAAAATCTCGACgctaccactaccaccactcCGAATGATGTTGAACCGAACAAACCACAAAAACCTCACCCTTATTCATGGACTCAAACACCTGATGCTGTCACTGTGGCGTTCCCTCTGCCCTCCAGTACGCCGAAAAACAAAATCAAGGTTTTATTCACAACCCAGACTCTAACTCTACACGTCGACTCCTTCCCGCTTGAAAGTAGCGACAACACCCCTGCTCCCATCCCTCACTACTCGGCAAAGGCTCTGTGGGACAGCGTGAACACTACATCGTGTTTCTGGACATGGGACCGCGAAGCCGAGCACGCATATGGATTGCTGACTCTGCAcatggagaagaaaaatgagGGTACAAGGTGGATGCAGGTATTTGCTGCAGCCGCTTCCTCCTTGGCCCATGATGAAGAAAACCCAGAGGTGCCTGAGACGCTGGACCCATCGGAGCTTTGGCACATTCGCGAATCACTCGAGAAATACACGGCTGCGCTCAAGTCGGGCGAGGACGCGTCGGGATTGGGTTTGGGAAGGGGCGTGCCTAGTCTTGTCGAAGGCGAGGCCGACGAAGAGGCCGACGCAGCTGTTGGCAGGAAGGTGTGGGCAACCTGGGTGGACATCAACGGCCACACACCAACATGGACGCGCGAGAGCTCGCTGCTcggcaagaaagagaaagaaaactGGGAAGACGAGCCGATCACGCTATTATCCACCCCAATTCCAGGTTCGACCACACCAACATCCATCGCGGACCTGCAGCTCATCCTGAAGCAAGACGTAGACGGAGCGGTGTTCTCCCTCGTCCCAGCCAACTCCGCTCCCGAGTTTACCTGGCAACACACGTCAACTTACTGCGCACTCGCGTTTGTCCTGGCGTCCAAGCAGGACACGCGGTTCACGCACCACATCCCGAGGCGCGGTGTGCTCGCGTTCGAGGGCGGGAGCCTGCGCGATCGCGGAGCCAATGTGTACATCTACCGCCCATCCAAGAGCGGCAAAGACAAGTGGGCGAAGCAGTCGGTGCTGCAGGTCGATGACGGGAGCAGTGGCGCGTTGTTGGGAGTCGGATGTGTAAAAACAGGAGATGGTGATGTCGTAGTGGTGTGCTTGACAGAGGGAGAACTGGTCCTCATCAACGGGATTTAA